In the Bacillus shivajii genome, one interval contains:
- a CDS encoding squalene/phytoene synthase family protein produces MSETSHLHNEAIEMLRDTSRTFFIPITHLPERLKEAVTGAYLCMRAIDEVEDHPELPADDKVKLLRSISETLQGESYKDELAAIFKNYKHILPEVSLRLHDWITVCPKEALRNVLDSTSTMADGMASWVEKNFDIQTKKDLDDYTYYVAGLVGVMLSDLWKWYDNIETDKELAIAFGRGLQSVNILRNRDEDLDRDEVDFFPNGWGWDEMFRYARKNLAMADQYMESINNEKIQHFCQIPLALAHATLDAIAEGKEKISRTEVHDIVNKVVNE; encoded by the coding sequence ATGAGTGAGACGAGCCATTTACATAATGAAGCGATCGAAATGTTAAGGGATACGAGCCGAACATTTTTCATCCCAATTACCCACCTTCCTGAACGTTTGAAGGAAGCAGTTACAGGGGCTTATTTATGTATGAGGGCGATCGACGAGGTCGAGGATCACCCTGAGCTTCCTGCCGATGATAAAGTAAAGCTATTACGTTCGATTAGCGAAACGTTACAAGGCGAATCGTACAAAGATGAGCTTGCAGCTATTTTCAAAAACTACAAACATATTTTGCCTGAAGTGTCGTTACGACTTCATGATTGGATCACCGTTTGTCCAAAGGAAGCTTTACGTAACGTATTAGATTCGACTTCAACGATGGCTGATGGTATGGCTAGTTGGGTTGAAAAAAACTTTGATATCCAAACCAAAAAAGATTTAGACGATTACACATATTATGTTGCTGGTTTGGTAGGTGTCATGCTCTCCGATCTTTGGAAATGGTATGATAATATCGAAACAGATAAGGAATTAGCGATCGCCTTCGGTAGAGGTCTACAATCTGTAAATATCTTACGTAACCGTGATGAGGATTTAGATCGTGACGAAGTCGATTTCTTCCCAAACGGTTGGGGATGGGATGAAATGTTTCGTTATGCACGAAAAAATTTAGCAATGGCTGATCAATACATGGAAAGTATAAATAACGAGAAAATCCAACATTTTTGCCAGATCCCGCTTGCACTTGCTCATGCAACACTTGATGCTATAGCTGAAGGGAAAGAAAAAATTAGTAGAACGGAAGTCCATGATATTGTCAATAAAGTTGTCAATGAATAA
- a CDS encoding NAD(P)/FAD-dependent oxidoreductase, whose amino-acid sequence MTKVKMIPLAVNGGIGFGAKLKPKQLMILSQYLDEDQEIELTTFQQLIIKVEESKVEEVTKQLEEAGLAVYKVGPYVKSLRTCNFCKGAEEEGMPVAIELNKRIAGQEVPFTLRPAYTGCPNACGEPLINDIGVIKRKDHYELYIGGKAVGEDAQTGVLLQDGLEPEQLYNLVDRVIDVYRNNGRKRERMAKFVDRYGFDKIKEVLTGECKRNL is encoded by the coding sequence ATGACAAAAGTTAAAATGATTCCTTTAGCAGTGAATGGTGGGATAGGTTTTGGAGCAAAACTGAAACCGAAACAGCTAATGATTTTAAGTCAGTATTTAGATGAAGATCAAGAAATTGAATTAACGACTTTTCAGCAATTAATAATTAAAGTTGAAGAATCAAAAGTAGAAGAGGTCACGAAACAATTAGAAGAAGCAGGGCTAGCTGTTTATAAAGTAGGACCTTATGTGAAAAGCTTACGAACGTGTAACTTTTGTAAAGGAGCAGAAGAAGAGGGGATGCCAGTTGCCATTGAATTAAATAAACGAATTGCTGGCCAAGAAGTACCATTTACTTTACGTCCAGCATATACAGGGTGCCCAAATGCATGTGGTGAACCTCTGATTAACGACATCGGGGTGATCAAACGAAAAGATCACTATGAGTTGTATATTGGGGGAAAGGCCGTAGGAGAAGATGCACAGACAGGCGTTTTGTTGCAGGATGGGTTAGAACCAGAACAGTTATACAATTTAGTAGACCGTGTCATAGATGTGTACCGAAATAACGGAAGAAAAAGAGAGAGAATGGCAAAATTCGTGGATAGATATGGATTTGATAAAATAAAGGAAGTGTTGACGGGGGAATGTAAAAGGAACCTTTGA
- a CDS encoding metal-sensitive transcriptional regulator codes for MHGQVPSDVKESLIKRMNRIEGQVRGVKGMIERDVYCDDILNQMSAVQSALNSVSRLLLDSHMKTCVMERLKEEDTEVVDEFLKTVSKLMK; via the coding sequence ATGCACGGTCAAGTCCCATCGGATGTGAAGGAAAGTTTGATTAAACGAATGAACCGAATCGAAGGCCAGGTTCGTGGTGTCAAAGGCATGATTGAACGGGATGTGTACTGTGATGATATTTTAAATCAAATGTCAGCTGTACAATCCGCACTAAATTCCGTCTCACGTTTATTATTAGACAGTCACATGAAAACATGTGTGATGGAAAGGTTAAAAGAAGAAGACACGGAAGTTGTTGATGAATTTTTGAAAACTGTTTCTAAATTAATGAAATAA
- the copZ gene encoding copper chaperone CopZ, with the protein MSKETLKVEGMSCGHCVSSIEGSVGELNGVSSVKVNLDEGLVDVEFDTSKISLEKIKEEIDDQGFDVV; encoded by the coding sequence ATGTCAAAAGAAACTCTTAAAGTAGAAGGTATGTCTTGTGGTCACTGTGTATCATCTATTGAAGGCAGTGTGGGTGAACTAAACGGTGTTTCTAGTGTGAAAGTGAACTTAGATGAAGGACTTGTTGATGTTGAATTTGATACAAGTAAAATATCATTGGAGAAAATAAAAGAAGAGATCGACGATCAAGGTTTTGACGTAGTTTAG
- a CDS encoding heavy metal translocating P-type ATPase: MTCAACANRIEKGLSKIDGVDEANVNFALERSKVVYDPEQTNIEDFEKRIEKLGFQVVNEKKEFNVSGMTCAACANRIEKRLNKMEGVSSANVNFALETATVVYDDGEVKAKDMMESVKKLGFQLLPKEDERSKVDYKEKEIEKQTGKFLLSAILTLPLLWTMVAHFEFTMFIYMPDMFMNPWVQLALATPVQFIVGAQFYTGAYKALKNKSANMDVLVALGTSAAYFYSIYLGWTWMSAGSVGMPELYFEAAAIIITLIVLGKLFEVRAKSRTGKAIQKLLGLQAKTATVIRNGEEVELPIEEVLTEDTVVVKPGEKVPVDGEVIEGRSAVDESMITGESIPIDKSQGDEVIGATINKNGLLKVKATKVGKDTALSQIVKIVEEAQGSKADIQRMVDKVSGIFVPVVVAFAILTFLTWYFIITPGDLRSALIPMISILVIACPCALGLATPTSIMAGSGRSAEIGVLFKGGEHLENTQAIQTVVLDKTGTVTKGEPELTDVSVSGNFTEEQVLHLVGSAEKNSEHPLAQAIVNGVKDKGIELTDPSDFEAIPGHGIRATVEGREVLVGTRKLMKKYDIRLSDAEKGMETLESQGKTAMLISVDGIFAGVVAVADTVKETSKTAIQRMKGLGLEVIMLTGDNQRTAEAIAKEVGLSEVIAEVLPEQKSDEIAKLQKQGKKVAMVGDGINDAPALAVADIGMAIGTGTDVAIEAADITLMRGDLNSVADAISMSRKTMRNIKQNLFFAFVYNTSAIPIAAIGLLAPWVAGAAMAFSSVSVVLNALRLQKVKLVK; encoded by the coding sequence ATGACTTGTGCAGCTTGTGCAAATCGAATTGAAAAAGGTCTTTCAAAGATTGATGGCGTAGATGAAGCGAATGTAAACTTTGCTTTAGAGCGCTCAAAAGTTGTATATGATCCAGAGCAAACGAACATTGAGGATTTTGAGAAAAGAATTGAAAAGCTAGGCTTTCAAGTTGTGAATGAAAAAAAAGAATTTAATGTTTCAGGTATGACTTGCGCAGCTTGTGCAAATCGAATTGAGAAACGTTTGAACAAAATGGAGGGCGTATCTTCTGCAAATGTAAACTTTGCTCTTGAAACGGCAACGGTTGTGTATGATGACGGTGAAGTAAAAGCAAAAGATATGATGGAGTCAGTTAAAAAACTAGGTTTTCAGCTACTCCCTAAAGAAGATGAACGAAGTAAAGTAGACTATAAGGAAAAGGAAATTGAAAAACAGACCGGGAAGTTTCTTTTATCGGCGATCTTAACATTGCCGCTATTATGGACAATGGTTGCACATTTTGAATTTACGATGTTTATTTATATGCCTGACATGTTTATGAACCCGTGGGTCCAGCTAGCGTTAGCAACTCCGGTTCAATTTATTGTTGGTGCTCAGTTCTATACAGGGGCATATAAGGCGTTAAAAAATAAGAGTGCCAATATGGATGTCCTCGTTGCTTTAGGAACAAGTGCAGCTTATTTTTACAGTATATATCTCGGCTGGACGTGGATGAGTGCTGGTTCTGTCGGAATGCCGGAATTATACTTTGAAGCAGCTGCGATTATTATTACATTGATTGTGTTAGGAAAACTTTTTGAAGTTCGTGCGAAAAGTAGAACGGGCAAAGCGATTCAAAAGCTGTTAGGTCTTCAGGCAAAAACAGCAACCGTTATTCGAAATGGAGAAGAGGTTGAGTTACCAATTGAAGAAGTACTAACAGAAGATACAGTCGTCGTGAAACCAGGTGAGAAAGTCCCCGTAGACGGTGAAGTAATTGAAGGAAGATCGGCTGTTGATGAGTCCATGATTACAGGTGAAAGCATTCCAATTGATAAGTCGCAAGGGGATGAAGTAATCGGAGCGACGATTAACAAAAACGGTTTATTAAAAGTGAAAGCAACAAAAGTAGGAAAAGATACGGCACTTTCACAAATTGTAAAAATCGTTGAAGAAGCACAAGGGTCAAAAGCTGACATTCAACGAATGGTTGATAAAGTATCAGGTATTTTCGTACCTGTAGTTGTAGCATTTGCTATACTTACCTTCCTTACATGGTACTTTATTATTACACCAGGAGATCTTCGTTCCGCGTTAATTCCGATGATTTCAATTTTAGTTATCGCTTGTCCATGTGCTTTAGGTCTTGCTACGCCAACATCCATTATGGCAGGGTCTGGACGTTCAGCGGAAATTGGTGTCCTCTTTAAAGGTGGCGAGCATTTAGAAAATACGCAAGCGATTCAAACGGTTGTTTTAGACAAAACAGGTACAGTAACGAAAGGTGAACCAGAATTAACGGATGTTTCTGTTTCAGGCAATTTTACTGAAGAGCAAGTCCTTCATCTCGTCGGATCAGCCGAAAAGAACTCAGAACACCCGCTAGCTCAAGCGATTGTAAATGGTGTGAAGGATAAGGGAATTGAATTAACAGACCCAAGTGACTTTGAGGCGATTCCAGGACATGGTATTCGTGCCACAGTAGAAGGACGTGAAGTGCTTGTTGGTACACGGAAGTTGATGAAGAAGTATGACATTCGTTTATCTGATGCAGAAAAAGGAATGGAAACCTTAGAGAGCCAAGGAAAAACTGCGATGTTAATTTCTGTAGACGGAATATTCGCAGGAGTGGTAGCTGTTGCAGATACAGTGAAAGAAACATCAAAAACGGCAATTCAACGTATGAAAGGCCTTGGTCTCGAAGTGATTATGCTTACTGGTGACAACCAGCGAACAGCGGAGGCAATTGCCAAAGAAGTTGGGCTCTCAGAAGTTATTGCTGAAGTTTTACCAGAACAAAAAAGTGATGAAATCGCAAAACTGCAAAAACAAGGAAAGAAAGTTGCGATGGTCGGTGACGGTATTAACGACGCACCAGCCTTAGCAGTTGCAGACATCGGTATGGCAATTGGAACAGGGACAGATGTTGCCATTGAAGCAGCGGATATCACTCTAATGCGCGGTGATTTAAATAGTGTTGCAGATGCAATTAGTATGAGTAGAAAGACGATGCGTAATATTAAACAAAACTTGTTTTTCGCATTCGTTTATAACACCTCAGCGATTCCGATTGCAGCAATTGGTCTACTTGCACCTTGGGTAGCTGGAGCTGCAATGGCCTTTAGTTCAGTTTCGGTCGTATTAAACGCATTACGCTTACAAAAAGTGAAACTTGTAAAGTAA
- a CDS encoding ABC transporter permease — MNNFPAIPLGSWVDSLVDFLTYNFYGFFEGIAIVVGAVVDLLVSILYMIPPFVFIAVLVALAWWTSRWTIALFTAIGLLLIYNLGYWMPMLDTLALVLSAVVISIIIGVPIGIWASQSEGVQNVVTPILDFMQTMPAFVYLIPSILFFGIGVVPGIIASVIFAMPPTIRLTNLGIRQVPADLVEAANAFGSTTRQKLFMVQLPLATKTIMAGINQSIMLALSMVVIASLVGAPGLGADVYRAVTQIRVGLGFEAGLAIVILAIILDRISQNFGNLKRS, encoded by the coding sequence ATGAATAACTTCCCTGCAATTCCACTTGGATCATGGGTTGATTCATTGGTTGATTTTTTAACCTATAATTTCTATGGTTTCTTTGAAGGAATCGCAATCGTTGTAGGAGCCGTTGTCGATTTACTTGTATCCATATTATATATGATTCCACCATTTGTATTTATTGCCGTACTCGTTGCACTTGCCTGGTGGACAAGTCGCTGGACCATCGCTTTATTTACCGCCATTGGTCTATTGCTTATCTACAACTTAGGATATTGGATGCCAATGCTTGATACATTAGCACTAGTATTATCTGCGGTTGTTATTTCAATTATTATCGGTGTGCCAATCGGCATATGGGCTTCACAAAGCGAAGGTGTACAAAATGTCGTCACTCCAATTTTAGATTTCATGCAGACAATGCCTGCGTTTGTATATTTAATCCCTTCAATTTTATTTTTTGGAATTGGTGTAGTACCTGGTATTATTGCTTCTGTCATTTTTGCGATGCCACCCACCATCCGGCTTACAAATCTAGGCATCCGGCAAGTACCAGCAGATCTCGTTGAAGCAGCCAATGCATTCGGTTCAACAACAAGGCAAAAGCTTTTTATGGTACAACTTCCTTTAGCCACAAAAACAATAATGGCAGGAATCAACCAGAGCATCATGCTTGCGTTATCAATGGTTGTTATCGCTTCACTTGTTGGTGCCCCAGGTCTTGGTGCCGATGTTTATCGAGCGGTTACACAAATTCGAGTGGGTCTAGGGTTTGAAGCTGGTTTAGCCATTGTTATTTTAGCGATTATTTTAGACCGCATTTCACAAAACTTTGGGAACTTGAAACGAAGTTAG
- a CDS encoding quaternary amine ABC transporter ATP-binding protein, giving the protein MTQAKVRVENVTKIFGKSPKKAVELLNAGKSKKDILESTGNTVGVNKANFEVYSGEIFVIMGLSGSGKSTLVRLLNRLIEPTIGHVYIDESDIVKLNKEELREVRRKKMSMVFQRFALFPHRTVLSNVEYGLHIQGVPKEDREKKATTSLELVGLKGYENSYPDELSGGMQQRVGLARALANDPDVLLMDEAFSALDPLIRKDMQNELLELQEKMEKTIIFITHDLDEALRIGDRIALMKDGSIVQIGSPEEIMMNPANDYVERFVEDVNLSKVLTAENVMKRAESLKVDRGPRVALQLMKEAGHSSLYIVDNKRKLLGAVTADAASSAIKNEQKIEDILIKDLPTVSPDTVLEDLFEKMTSSSLPLPVVDEENRLKGIIIRGSIIGALAGDDDYLNQGEVKTDE; this is encoded by the coding sequence ATGACACAAGCAAAAGTAAGAGTTGAAAATGTTACAAAGATATTTGGAAAGTCCCCCAAAAAAGCTGTTGAGCTCCTAAATGCAGGGAAATCAAAAAAGGACATTTTAGAGAGCACTGGGAATACTGTTGGTGTAAACAAAGCGAACTTCGAAGTTTATTCTGGAGAGATTTTCGTGATCATGGGGCTATCCGGAAGTGGTAAATCGACGCTTGTCCGATTACTTAATCGGTTAATAGAGCCGACTATTGGACATGTTTACATCGATGAATCTGACATTGTCAAATTGAATAAAGAAGAATTAAGAGAAGTCAGGCGTAAAAAGATGTCAATGGTTTTTCAACGCTTTGCCTTATTTCCTCATCGTACTGTTTTATCTAATGTTGAGTACGGTCTACATATACAAGGCGTGCCTAAAGAAGATCGGGAGAAAAAGGCAACAACCTCTCTTGAACTAGTCGGCTTAAAAGGATATGAAAATAGTTATCCCGATGAGTTAAGTGGCGGAATGCAGCAAAGGGTTGGTCTTGCCAGAGCCTTAGCTAATGATCCTGATGTATTACTTATGGACGAAGCTTTCAGTGCGTTAGACCCACTCATTCGAAAAGATATGCAAAATGAACTTTTAGAGCTTCAAGAAAAAATGGAAAAAACAATTATCTTCATTACTCACGATTTAGACGAGGCATTAAGAATTGGCGATCGTATCGCATTAATGAAAGACGGTAGCATTGTCCAAATCGGCTCTCCAGAAGAAATTATGATGAACCCAGCCAACGACTACGTCGAACGTTTTGTTGAAGATGTCAACTTATCAAAAGTATTGACTGCTGAAAATGTTATGAAACGAGCCGAATCACTAAAAGTCGATCGAGGACCTCGTGTAGCATTACAGTTAATGAAAGAAGCTGGACATTCTAGCTTGTATATCGTTGATAATAAACGGAAATTGTTAGGAGCTGTTACAGCAGATGCTGCTTCTTCGGCAATAAAAAATGAACAAAAAATAGAAGATATCCTTATCAAAGACTTACCTACCGTATCACCAGATACGGTACTTGAAGACTTATTTGAAAAAATGACCTCCTCGTCACTTCCGCTACCTGTCGTCGATGAGGAAAACCGATTAAAAGGAATCATTATTCGAGGAAGTATTATTGGAGCATTAGCTGGAGATGATGACTATTTAAATCAAGGTGAGGTGAAAACAGATGAATAA
- a CDS encoding glycine betaine ABC transporter substrate-binding protein, with protein MKSIQSFRCVYIVCLLMIIGTVIGCTPPADEGGPGTGDGDVEQRGDIDIGLNNWAENIAVSNMWKLLLEEKGYNVSLTAIEKQPVWAGIARGDLDIAPEVWLPITDEPLFDEYEEDIEMHDIWYEGTVLGLAVPEYMDVDSIEELSERHEELDVDRIVGIDPGSSLMRLTNDVLEEYNLDLDLVESSEPAMMTELQNAYRREEPIVVTLWSPHWAFADYDLKYLEDGRNVYGDPDDIYYMTRLGFSEEHPEIVEWMDNWFMDDDSLGSLMSIINELDDPEEGARQWIEENRELVDQWVN; from the coding sequence ATGAAAAGTATCCAATCGTTTCGGTGTGTGTATATTGTTTGTTTATTAATGATCATTGGAACAGTAATAGGGTGTACTCCACCAGCAGATGAAGGAGGCCCAGGGACTGGTGATGGAGATGTAGAGCAACGTGGTGATATCGATATCGGTTTAAATAACTGGGCAGAAAATATTGCGGTGTCAAATATGTGGAAGTTGTTGTTGGAGGAAAAGGGCTACAACGTTAGTCTTACCGCGATCGAAAAACAACCAGTTTGGGCCGGGATTGCGCGTGGTGATTTAGATATAGCGCCTGAAGTTTGGTTACCCATTACTGACGAGCCTTTATTCGATGAATATGAAGAGGATATTGAAATGCATGATATCTGGTATGAAGGAACAGTGCTTGGACTTGCTGTACCAGAATATATGGATGTTGACAGCATTGAGGAATTAAGTGAAAGACATGAAGAATTAGATGTAGATCGAATTGTTGGGATTGACCCAGGATCTAGTTTAATGAGATTAACAAATGATGTGCTTGAAGAATATAATCTTGATTTGGATTTAGTAGAATCATCAGAACCTGCAATGATGACGGAATTGCAAAATGCTTACAGGCGTGAAGAACCGATTGTTGTTACACTTTGGAGTCCTCATTGGGCATTTGCTGATTATGATTTGAAGTACTTGGAGGATGGCCGAAACGTATACGGTGATCCAGATGACATTTACTATATGACAAGGCTTGGGTTTAGCGAGGAACACCCAGAGATTGTTGAATGGATGGATAATTGGTTTATGGATGATGACTCTTTAGGATCGCTCATGTCAATTATTAATGAACTTGATGACCCTGAAGAAGGGGCAAGACAATGGATTGAGGAGAATAGAGAATTAGTCGATCAATGGGTAAATTAA
- a CDS encoding undecaprenyldiphospho-muramoylpentapeptide beta-N-acetylglucosaminyltransferase: protein MTKKTIVFTGGGTAGHVTPNIAIINEMDKREWDIQYIGSKKGIEKELIENIDIPYHSISSGKLRRYIDFENVKDVFRVLKGCIDARRTLKKLRPNVIFSKGGFVSVPVIVAAKSLKIPTFIHESDMTPGLANKISQRFATKVFTSFEETANFFPASKVQVIGSPIRKGIFAGSADKGREFLGFDRKLPILTIMGGSLGSKKINEVVRGTLDELTKKYQVIHLCGKNNLDPDLEGKKGYKQFEYVNDELPDILAATDFVLTRGGSNAIFEFLALKIPMLIIPLSKRQSRGDQILNANSFAEKGYAVKLEEEDLNNESLLDQLNEIGKNRGQFVQSMDESRQSEALDIIIEEIEKQS, encoded by the coding sequence ATGACTAAGAAAACGATTGTATTTACAGGTGGCGGTACCGCAGGACATGTAACACCGAACATTGCGATTATTAATGAAATGGATAAACGAGAGTGGGACATCCAATACATCGGATCGAAAAAAGGCATCGAAAAAGAACTGATCGAGAATATCGATATTCCTTATCATAGTATTTCTAGTGGGAAACTAAGACGTTACATAGATTTCGAAAATGTAAAAGATGTTTTCCGAGTCTTGAAAGGCTGTATCGACGCTCGCAGAACGTTAAAGAAGCTTCGTCCAAACGTGATTTTTTCTAAAGGTGGATTCGTCTCTGTACCTGTCATTGTAGCTGCAAAGTCTTTAAAAATACCAACGTTCATTCACGAAAGCGACATGACGCCAGGGCTTGCGAACAAAATTTCACAACGCTTTGCAACGAAGGTGTTTACTTCGTTTGAGGAAACAGCAAATTTCTTCCCAGCTAGTAAAGTACAAGTGATCGGATCACCGATTAGAAAAGGGATTTTCGCTGGTTCAGCAGACAAAGGAAGAGAATTTCTCGGGTTTGATCGAAAGCTTCCAATCTTAACGATTATGGGTGGAAGTTTAGGCTCGAAAAAAATCAATGAAGTAGTAAGGGGTACATTAGATGAGCTCACAAAAAAGTATCAAGTTATTCATCTATGCGGAAAGAATAACTTAGATCCTGATTTAGAAGGTAAAAAAGGGTATAAGCAATTTGAATATGTAAACGATGAACTCCCTGACATTTTAGCTGCAACTGATTTCGTCCTCACACGTGGAGGGTCAAATGCGATCTTTGAATTTTTAGCGCTAAAGATTCCGATGCTAATCATTCCTCTAAGTAAGCGACAAAGCCGTGGCGACCAAATATTAAACGCCAATTCGTTCGCAGAAAAGGGCTATGCAGTGAAGTTAGAGGAAGAAGACCTAAACAACGAATCATTGCTCGATCAGTTAAATGAGATTGGAAAAAATCGTGGTCAATTTGTTCAATCAATGGATGAGTCGAGGCAAAGTGAAGCGCTTGATATCATCATTGAAGAAATCGAGAAACAGTCGTAA